The sequence below is a genomic window from Polaribacter vadi.
TTCTCAAAGACCAAAAATGTAACAGGTGCCATTATTGGTATGATTACAGGAATCTTAATAATTTTGTGGTTAACCTTTTCTGAGGTTATTTTTGGACCAGATTCTATTGGTGCATCGTTCCATACGTATTTAACCATTGTATTTGGAACTATTGCTATTTTTCTTGTTGGTTTTTTGGTATCGTCTTTAATGAAATCAAAGACTTAATTATATAAAAAAAGCGGCTTCAATTAAAAAATTGAAGCCGCTTTTTTGCGTTAGGGATTGCAGTGGAAATCCTTTTTGAGAAGGAGATAAAAAGATTATAACTCTTCTTCTTCGCTCAGGTAAACTCCAAGTCTCACCTTTAGGAAACGCCCAAATTATGTTAACTATACAATCCCTTGTAAGTAGCACATGCTCTGTAATCTGATGCTTCTTTGTCCATCCCAAAAGATGCCCATGCACTTGGACGGAAAATATGATTTTCTTGCACGTTGTGCATGTTTACCGGAATTCTAAGCATTGATGCAAGTGTTATTAAATCTGCTCCTATATGCCCATAAGTAAATGCACCATGATTAGCCCCCCAATTAGCCATAACACTATAAACATCTTTAAAAGGCCCTTGTCCTGTTAAATTTGGTACAAACCATGTAGTTGGCCATGTAGGATTGGTACGTTCGTTAATGGTATTATGCACATCTTCAGCAAGTTCTATTGTTTGTCCTTCAGCAATTTGTAATACGGGACCAATACCTTTTACGATGTTAATTCTACACATGGTAATAGGCATACCTCCCTTGGTTTTAAAGGTTGATGAATAACCTCCTCCTCTAAAATATTCTAACATTCCTGGACCCCAAGTGGTATGTTCTAAACATTTTTCGACTTCATTTTCTGTGATATTCCACCAGGGTTTCATAACTGGTTTACCATCAATTTCTTGCTCTCCAGTACCATCCAAAGCTGAAGCTCCCGAATTTATTAAATGTATAAATCCGTCTGAAGCATCTCCTGTTAATGTATGACCAGTAACACGTTTTACGGCTTCTGGACTCCAATAGGTACGAACATCACTAAAAATTTGTGCTGCACCCGTTAGTAAATGTCCAAATAACATAGAAATACCATTCAAACTATCATTTTCTGTTGCAAACATAAAAGGTTGACGAATGCCATTCCAATCGAAAGATGATGTTAAAATAGCTTCCATAAAATCGCCATTAGGGAAATGGTCTGTCCATTGGCGTTGGCCTTGAAAGCCACCTGAAATAGCATTTCTACCCAGAGCTTCTTCTGCAAAACCAATGTCTTTTAGTTTTGGATTGCCTATCATTAAATCGCGACCAATTAAAGCCATTTTTACAACGTATTCCCAATCTTTATCAAATTCTTCTCTTGATTTTTGTTTTTCAGTTGGGTTATAGTCTTTGCCTTCTTTACAGTTTTCTTTAGTCCATTTTAAAGCCTTTTCATACTCTTCCTTATCATAAATACCTAATTCTATTCTCCTGATAAACTCAGTCATATCAATATTTTCGCAACGCATGCCCAAATAACTTTCAAAAAAATCAGGGTCTAATATAGAGCCCGCAATTCCCATAGAAACAGACCCCATTGACAAGTATGATTTCCCTTTCATAGTTGCAACTGCAAGACCAGCTTTGGCAAATCGCAATAATTTCTCTTGAACGTCTTCAGGTATACTGGTATCGTTACTATCTTGTACATCTTTACCGTAAATACCAAAAGCAGGAATC
It includes:
- a CDS encoding L-fucose isomerase produces the protein MKFKSLIGELPKIGIRPVIDGRLDGVRESLEVSTMNMAKNAADFLSKNLRHADGSTVECVISDTCIGGVAEAAASADKFTREGVGVSLTVTPCWCYGSETIDMDATIPKAIWGFNGTERPGAVYLAAALAGHNQKGIPAFGIYGKDVQDSNDTSIPEDVQEKLLRFAKAGLAVATMKGKSYLSMGSVSMGIAGSILDPDFFESYLGMRCENIDMTEFIRRIELGIYDKEEYEKALKWTKENCKEGKDYNPTEKQKSREEFDKDWEYVVKMALIGRDLMIGNPKLKDIGFAEEALGRNAISGGFQGQRQWTDHFPNGDFMEAILTSSFDWNGIRQPFMFATENDSLNGISMLFGHLLTGAAQIFSDVRTYWSPEAVKRVTGHTLTGDASDGFIHLINSGASALDGTGEQEIDGKPVMKPWWNITENEVEKCLEHTTWGPGMLEYFRGGGYSSTFKTKGGMPITMCRINIVKGIGPVLQIAEGQTIELAEDVHNTINERTNPTWPTTWFVPNLTGQGPFKDVYSVMANWGANHGAFTYGHIGADLITLASMLRIPVNMHNVQENHIFRPSAWASFGMDKEASDYRACATYKGLYS